One part of the Candidatus Kouleothrix ribensis genome encodes these proteins:
- the csm2 gene encoding type III-A CRISPR-associated protein Csm2, with protein sequence MSDERENGIIKMYNPERGFGFIQRRAGEDVFVSRVAVERAGLGTLMPGEMLSFTMRRTDRGLQADNLQRVIATMPAGVLYEQAVGAAAPMPRAEAYALARLDANYLAEGYFELRAGKRYVRPEVLDTLAIEVAHVLGAAGMRASQLRRFLSRVRGIGAQLDQIDDFAAIVAAIYSFKRDVAYQVGRKIIPGPFQQFVHRNVELAVADAESFQRGFLPHFESVVAYFVYYFRDQ encoded by the coding sequence ATGAGTGATGAGCGAGAGAATGGGATTATCAAGATGTACAACCCTGAGCGCGGCTTTGGCTTCATCCAGCGGCGCGCGGGCGAGGATGTATTTGTGTCGCGCGTGGCAGTCGAGCGCGCGGGCTTGGGCACGCTCATGCCTGGCGAGATGCTCAGCTTCACCATGCGGCGGACTGATCGCGGCCTGCAGGCCGATAATCTCCAGCGCGTGATTGCGACCATGCCGGCGGGGGTGTTGTACGAGCAGGCGGTAGGCGCAGCAGCGCCCATGCCGCGGGCCGAGGCCTATGCGCTGGCGCGGCTCGACGCAAACTACCTGGCCGAGGGCTATTTCGAGCTGCGTGCGGGCAAGCGCTATGTGCGCCCCGAGGTGCTCGACACACTGGCGATCGAGGTTGCCCACGTGCTCGGCGCCGCCGGCATGCGGGCCAGCCAGCTGCGGCGCTTCCTGAGCCGCGTGCGGGGCATCGGCGCCCAGCTCGATCAGATTGACGATTTCGCGGCGATCGTCGCGGCGATTTATAGCTTTAAGCGCGATGTGGCCTATCAAGTTGGCCGCAAGATCATCCCTGGGCCGTTTCAGCAGTTCGTTCATCGCAACGTCGAGCTGGCGGTCGCCGATGCCGAGAGCTTTCAGCGTGGGTTTCTGCCACACTTCGAGAGCGTGGTGGCCTACTTTGTCTACTATTTTCGCGATCAGTAG
- a CDS encoding LLM class flavin-dependent oxidoreductase has product MANQPAGRMQVGLVLPIAEDQALGGVPRYALIRDWALRAEALGFDSIWVYDHLLFRDGDKPTEGIWECWSMLAALAEATRRVQLGTIVMCVPFRNPAVLAKMADTLDEISGGRLILGLGAGWHQPEFDAFGVPFDHKVDRFEEALQIIVPLLRDGQVDFTGTYYRAPNCELRPRGPRQHGPEILIGSFKPRMHGLVARYADSWNTAWLGLPGLLAERRAPVEAACAAAGRDPATLGITVGVHLMYFDANTPPSPPTEKVLTGSPAEVAATLRSYADQGVNHLICSIDTVALAAVDWLGQALALFRAAGAG; this is encoded by the coding sequence ATGGCGAACCAACCGGCCGGCCGGATGCAGGTTGGCCTGGTGCTGCCGATTGCCGAAGATCAGGCGCTGGGCGGCGTGCCGCGCTACGCGCTGATCCGCGATTGGGCGCTGCGCGCCGAGGCGCTCGGCTTCGATTCGATCTGGGTGTACGATCACCTGCTGTTCCGCGATGGCGACAAACCGACCGAGGGGATCTGGGAGTGCTGGAGCATGCTGGCGGCGCTGGCCGAGGCGACCAGGCGGGTGCAACTTGGCACGATCGTCATGTGCGTGCCGTTCCGCAACCCGGCGGTGCTGGCCAAGATGGCCGACACGCTCGATGAGATTAGTGGCGGGCGGCTGATCCTCGGCCTGGGCGCAGGCTGGCACCAGCCCGAGTTCGACGCCTTCGGCGTGCCGTTCGACCACAAAGTCGATCGGTTCGAGGAGGCCTTGCAGATCATTGTGCCGCTGCTGCGCGATGGCCAGGTCGATTTCACCGGCACCTACTATCGCGCGCCGAACTGCGAGCTGCGCCCGCGCGGCCCGCGCCAGCACGGCCCCGAGATTTTGATCGGCTCGTTCAAGCCGCGCATGCACGGCCTGGTTGCCCGCTATGCCGATAGCTGGAATACGGCCTGGCTGGGCCTGCCTGGCTTGCTGGCCGAGCGGCGCGCGCCGGTCGAGGCTGCCTGTGCTGCGGCCGGGCGCGACCCGGCCACGTTGGGCATCACCGTGGGCGTGCATCTGATGTATTTTGACGCCAACACGCCGCCCAGCCCGCCAACCGAGAAAGTGCTGACCGGTAGCCCGGCCGAGGTGGCCGCCACGCTGCGCAGCTATGCCGATCAGGGCGTGAACCACCTGATCTGCTCGATCGATACGGTCGCGCTCGCTGCGGTTGATTGGTTGGGCCAGGCGCTGGCCCTGTTTCGTGCGGCCGGCGCAGGCTAA
- the kbl gene encoding glycine C-acetyltransferase, protein MFDSVRAGLQAELDQIEQAGLYKHERIITSPQGAVIGTVQGQQVLNFCANNYLGLSSHPEVIAAAQRAIDSHGYGMSSVRFICGTQDIHKQLEARIAEFLGMQDAILYAAAFDANGGVFEPLLGEDDAVISDELNHASIIDGIRLCKAQRLRYKNNDMADLEVQLQAAAGARRRLIVSDGVFSMDGTIAQVGAICDLAERYDAMVMLDECHATGFIGATGRGTHEYRGAMGRVDIITGTFGKALGGASGGFTAARKEIVELLRQRSRPYLFSNTLAPAIVGGSIRVLELLTESTALRDRLAANTARFRAGMAAAGFNIPPGEHPITPVMLGDARLAQTFAERLLGEGIYVIGFFYPVVAQGKARIRVQISAAHEPAQIDQAISAFSKVGRALGVI, encoded by the coding sequence ATGTTCGATTCAGTGCGCGCAGGGCTACAAGCCGAGCTTGATCAGATCGAGCAGGCCGGCCTCTACAAACACGAGCGGATCATCACCAGCCCACAGGGCGCGGTGATCGGCACGGTGCAGGGCCAGCAGGTGCTGAACTTCTGCGCCAACAACTACCTGGGGCTATCGTCGCACCCCGAGGTGATCGCGGCGGCCCAGCGTGCGATCGACAGCCATGGCTACGGCATGTCGTCGGTGCGCTTCATCTGCGGCACGCAAGATATTCATAAGCAGCTCGAAGCCCGCATCGCCGAGTTCCTGGGCATGCAAGACGCGATCTTGTACGCTGCGGCGTTCGACGCGAACGGCGGCGTGTTCGAGCCACTGCTGGGTGAAGACGACGCGGTGATCTCCGACGAGCTGAACCACGCCTCGATCATCGACGGCATCCGGCTGTGCAAGGCGCAGCGGCTGCGCTACAAGAACAACGACATGGCCGACCTTGAAGTGCAGCTGCAGGCTGCGGCCGGCGCACGCCGCCGGCTGATCGTCAGCGACGGCGTCTTTTCGATGGACGGCACGATCGCGCAGGTTGGCGCGATCTGCGACCTGGCCGAGCGCTACGACGCCATGGTGATGCTCGATGAGTGCCATGCCACCGGCTTCATCGGCGCCACCGGGCGCGGCACGCACGAGTATCGCGGGGCTATGGGCCGGGTCGATATCATCACCGGCACGTTCGGCAAGGCGCTGGGCGGCGCCTCGGGCGGCTTCACCGCCGCGCGCAAAGAGATTGTCGAGCTGCTGCGCCAGCGCTCGCGGCCCTACCTGTTCTCGAACACGCTCGCCCCGGCGATCGTCGGCGGGTCGATCCGCGTACTCGAGCTGCTGACTGAGTCGACTGCGCTGCGCGACAGGCTGGCGGCCAATACCGCGCGCTTCCGCGCCGGCATGGCTGCGGCCGGCTTCAACATCCCGCCAGGCGAGCATCCGATCACGCCGGTGATGCTGGGCGACGCGCGGCTGGCGCAAACCTTTGCTGAGCGGCTGCTGGGCGAGGGCATCTATGTGATCGGCTTCTTCTACCCGGTGGTGGCGCAGGGCAAGGCGCGCATCCGCGTGCAGATCTCGGCGGCGCACGAGCCGGCGCAGATCGATCAGGCGATCAGCGCGTTCAGCAAGGTCGGCCGCGCGCTGGGCGTGATCTAG
- the bchD gene encoding magnesium chelatase ATPase subunit D: MHTSPLPFPALVGLEPAQQALLLLAIDPQLRGVVLAAPVGSGKSSLARGAAALFDLDATPFVELPVGADEEALIGGLDIQATLRSGARVLRPGLLARAHGGTIYVDGLNLLPDGSANLLLGALENGEVRIEREGVSARQSARFRLIGSYDPAEGAPRRHMIDRVGLLLVLPAATSAQQRAEVVRRNLACQLAANHPAGRPHSADDLLATTWDDELALLQGLVRAGREQLPLVQIDDAQIDQLASFALACGVEGHRADTFAVRAACAAAALALRDHVEPEDIELAARLVILPRATRIPAPPAEPPPDDQPPPQPPQEQSPEDEPHDTDPNTQSLPEEQVLAALASELPADLAALPFRALRRGKSGSRGTTNGKRGRHIRSMPGDVRRARIDITATLRAAAPWQPLRRADQQLVRPADRELPGLAGWPAGHPSGRMQLQLRADDLRVKQFRAKAGALFCFAVDASGSMALHRMRQAKGAVHALLQQAYIHRDRVALLSFRGQRADLLLPPSQSVELARRALDLLPTGGGTPLAAALLSTIEIAKQARGRGIMQTVLVLLTDGRANVGVRADRDGIAAELQQLGRHIAEVGIQAIVVDTQRSYLSRGEAQKLAGWLGGTYIYLPNASGDQIAASALDVRDRA, encoded by the coding sequence ATGCATACATCACCGCTCCCATTCCCGGCGCTGGTGGGCCTCGAGCCGGCGCAGCAGGCGCTGCTGCTGCTGGCGATCGACCCGCAGCTGCGCGGTGTGGTGCTTGCGGCGCCAGTCGGTAGCGGCAAGAGCAGCCTGGCCCGTGGGGCCGCCGCGCTGTTCGACCTCGATGCCACACCGTTTGTCGAGCTGCCAGTTGGCGCCGATGAAGAAGCCCTGATCGGCGGGCTCGACATCCAGGCCACGCTGCGCAGCGGCGCGCGGGTGCTGCGGCCCGGCCTGCTGGCGCGCGCACACGGCGGCACGATCTACGTCGATGGCCTGAACCTGCTGCCCGACGGCAGCGCCAACCTGCTGCTCGGTGCGCTCGAGAATGGCGAGGTGCGCATCGAGCGCGAGGGCGTCAGCGCGCGCCAGTCGGCGCGCTTCCGCCTGATCGGCTCGTACGACCCGGCCGAGGGTGCGCCGCGCCGCCATATGATCGATCGGGTGGGCTTGCTGCTGGTGCTGCCGGCGGCTACCAGCGCCCAGCAGCGCGCCGAGGTGGTGCGCCGCAACCTGGCATGCCAGTTGGCAGCCAACCATCCAGCCGGCCGGCCCCACTCTGCCGATGACCTGCTGGCCACAACCTGGGACGACGAACTAGCGCTGTTGCAGGGGCTGGTGCGCGCCGGGCGCGAGCAGCTGCCGCTGGTGCAGATCGACGATGCGCAGATCGACCAGCTGGCGAGCTTCGCGCTGGCCTGCGGCGTCGAGGGCCATCGCGCCGACACCTTTGCCGTGCGCGCGGCCTGCGCCGCCGCCGCGCTGGCCCTGCGCGATCATGTCGAGCCTGAAGATATCGAGCTGGCCGCGCGCCTGGTGATCCTGCCGCGCGCTACGCGCATCCCTGCGCCGCCGGCCGAGCCGCCGCCCGACGATCAGCCGCCGCCTCAGCCGCCGCAGGAGCAGTCGCCCGAGGATGAACCCCACGACACCGACCCGAATACGCAGAGCCTGCCCGAGGAGCAGGTGCTGGCCGCGCTGGCCAGCGAGCTGCCGGCCGACCTGGCGGCGCTGCCGTTTCGCGCGCTGCGGCGCGGCAAGAGCGGATCGCGCGGCACCACTAACGGCAAGCGCGGCCGGCACATCCGCAGCATGCCCGGCGATGTGCGCCGCGCGCGCATCGATATTACCGCAACCCTGCGTGCCGCCGCGCCGTGGCAACCCCTGCGCCGGGCCGATCAGCAGCTCGTTAGGCCAGCAGATCGGGAGCTGCCTGGCCTGGCCGGCTGGCCGGCTGGCCATCCTTCCGGCCGCATGCAGCTACAGTTACGGGCCGACGATCTGCGCGTCAAGCAGTTTCGCGCCAAGGCCGGCGCACTGTTCTGCTTCGCCGTCGATGCCAGCGGCAGCATGGCCCTGCACCGCATGCGCCAGGCTAAGGGCGCAGTCCATGCGCTGCTGCAGCAGGCCTACATCCACCGCGACCGGGTCGCGCTGCTGTCGTTTCGCGGCCAGCGCGCCGACCTGCTGCTGCCGCCGTCGCAGAGCGTCGAGCTGGCCCGCCGCGCGCTCGACCTGCTGCCCACGGGCGGTGGCACGCCGCTGGCGGCCGCGCTGCTCAGCACGATCGAGATCGCCAAGCAGGCCCGCGGCCGTGGGATCATGCAGACGGTGCTGGTGCTACTGACCGACGGCCGCGCGAATGTGGGCGTGCGTGCCGATCGCGATGGCATCGCCGCCGAGCTGCAGCAGCTCGGCCGGCACATTGCCGAGGTCGGCATCCAGGCGATCGTGGTCGACACCCAGCGCAGCTACCTCAGCCGTGGCGAGGCCCAGAAGCTGGCCGGCTGGCTGGGTGGCACGTATATCTACCTGCCCAACGCCAGCGGCGACCAGATCGCCGCCAGCGCCCTCGACGTGCGCGATCGGGCGTAG
- the bchI gene encoding magnesium chelatase ATPase subunit I encodes MQATRNGHDQLKAPDTERKTTPVYPFAAIVGQAELKLALLLCVIDPMIGGVMVMGHRGTAKSTAVRALAALLPPMRVVAACPYNCDPARTSPVCPHCAGKNQAPDARPGKAGARFAVRGSQTRPVPVVDLPLGATEDRVVGALDIERALVEGVQAFAPGLLARANRGFLYIDEVNLLEDHLVDLLLDVAQSGMNVVEREGVSVRHPARFVLVGSGNPEEGDLRPQLLDRFGLHARITTIDDVAERVEIVRRRRAFDTDPYAFTEQWEKEQAKLQRKIRAAQKRLPSVELTDAALLAAAHLCVALAIDGHRGELTLSRAAVALAALEGRPAAQPADIARVALLSVRHRLRKDPLEQSGDDSRVQRAVAETIG; translated from the coding sequence ATGCAAGCGACACGAAACGGCCACGATCAACTGAAAGCCCCAGACACAGAACGTAAAACCACCCCGGTCTACCCATTTGCCGCGATCGTCGGCCAGGCCGAGCTGAAGCTGGCGCTGCTACTGTGCGTGATCGACCCGATGATCGGTGGGGTGATGGTGATGGGCCATCGCGGCACGGCCAAGAGCACTGCTGTGCGCGCGCTGGCCGCGCTGCTCCCGCCAATGCGCGTTGTGGCCGCCTGCCCATACAACTGCGACCCAGCCCGCACCTCGCCAGTCTGCCCGCACTGCGCAGGGAAGAACCAGGCGCCAGATGCCAGGCCCGGCAAGGCCGGTGCGCGCTTCGCGGTTCGCGGTTCGCAGACACGCCCCGTCCCGGTCGTCGATCTGCCGCTCGGCGCGACCGAGGATCGCGTGGTTGGTGCGCTCGACATCGAACGCGCGCTGGTCGAGGGTGTGCAGGCATTTGCGCCAGGCCTGCTGGCGCGCGCCAACCGCGGCTTCCTGTATATCGACGAAGTTAACCTGCTCGAGGATCACCTGGTCGATCTGCTGCTCGACGTGGCCCAGAGCGGCATGAATGTGGTCGAGCGCGAGGGTGTGAGCGTGCGCCACCCGGCGCGCTTCGTGCTGGTGGGCAGCGGCAACCCCGAAGAGGGCGACCTGCGCCCGCAGCTGCTCGACCGTTTCGGCCTGCACGCGCGCATTACCACGATCGACGATGTGGCCGAGCGAGTCGAGATCGTGCGCCGCCGCCGCGCGTTCGACACCGACCCGTACGCCTTCACCGAGCAGTGGGAGAAGGAGCAGGCCAAGCTCCAGCGCAAGATTCGCGCGGCCCAGAAACGCCTGCCGAGCGTTGAGCTAACCGATGCCGCGCTGCTGGCGGCCGCGCACCTATGCGTGGCGCTGGCGATCGACGGCCACCGCGGCGAGCTGACGCTCAGCCGGGCCGCTGTGGCGCTGGCTGCGCTCGAAGGCCGCCCGGCCGCCCAGCCGGCCGATATCGCGCGCGTGGCGTTGCTGTCGGTGCGCCACCGCCTGCGCAAAGACCCGCTCGAGCAGAGCGGTGACGATAGCCGCGTGCAGCGCGCTGTCGCTGAGACAATCGGCTAG
- a CDS encoding BCD family MFS transporter, which yields MAIIRNIRLGLLHVAVAMTFVLINGVLNRVMIHDLGILATVVAVLVVLPYLFSPLQVWIGQYSDTHPIWGYRRTPYIALGMLLCIGGAVLTPHVALLMADRFRPGLLLGVLAFGAWGIGYNLAVVGYLSLASDISEEHHRSRTIAIMWFMMITSIIITAIITSRALREYSSAQLIYVFNIGGLAALGIGALGLIGLEPRGNLPAEQSRASQRAAVRAVLGNPQARRFFIYLLLLLAAILGQDILLEPYGAAEFKMTVEQTTQLTASWGGATLVALLLQGLLLSRWLSKKAGAVLGALIATAGLLLIAASGLLDTRALFVPGVVALGFGTGIATSTNLALMLDMTTAEQVGLFIGAWGVADALARGVGMLLGGVVRDVVTGTTGSVSSGYITVFLIEAIMLAGSLLLLRRVDVRAFRSKQPTLTELVALAGDA from the coding sequence ATGGCAATCATTCGCAACATCCGCCTGGGCTTGCTGCACGTTGCCGTGGCGATGACGTTTGTGTTGATCAACGGCGTGCTCAATCGCGTGATGATTCATGACCTGGGCATCCTGGCGACGGTGGTGGCGGTGCTGGTGGTGCTGCCATACCTGTTCTCGCCGTTGCAGGTGTGGATCGGCCAGTACTCCGACACGCACCCGATCTGGGGCTACCGGCGTACACCCTACATCGCGCTGGGCATGCTGCTGTGCATCGGCGGCGCGGTGCTGACCCCGCACGTGGCGCTGCTGATGGCCGATCGCTTTAGGCCTGGCCTGCTGCTGGGCGTGCTGGCGTTTGGCGCCTGGGGCATCGGCTACAATCTGGCCGTGGTGGGCTACCTCTCGCTCGCCAGCGATATCTCCGAGGAGCACCACCGTTCGCGCACGATCGCGATCATGTGGTTCATGATGATCACCAGCATCATTATCACCGCGATCATCACCAGCCGCGCGCTGCGTGAGTATAGCTCGGCCCAGCTGATCTATGTGTTCAATATCGGCGGCCTGGCCGCGCTGGGCATTGGCGCGCTCGGGCTGATCGGGCTCGAGCCGCGCGGCAACCTGCCCGCCGAACAGTCGCGCGCAAGCCAGCGTGCGGCCGTGCGCGCGGTGCTGGGCAACCCGCAGGCACGCCGCTTCTTCATCTACCTGCTGCTACTGCTGGCCGCGATCCTCGGGCAAGACATCCTGCTCGAGCCGTATGGCGCGGCCGAATTCAAGATGACGGTTGAGCAGACCACCCAGCTGACTGCCAGCTGGGGCGGCGCGACGCTGGTGGCGCTGCTGCTGCAAGGCTTGCTGCTGAGCCGCTGGCTGAGCAAGAAGGCCGGCGCGGTGCTGGGCGCGCTGATCGCTACCGCCGGCCTGCTGCTGATCGCCGCCAGTGGCCTGCTCGACACGCGCGCGCTGTTTGTGCCGGGGGTGGTGGCGCTGGGCTTCGGCACGGGTATCGCCACCAGCACCAACCTCGCGCTCATGCTCGACATGACCACCGCCGAGCAGGTTGGCCTGTTTATCGGCGCGTGGGGCGTGGCCGACGCACTGGCGCGCGGCGTGGGCATGCTGCTGGGCGGCGTGGTGCGCGACGTGGTTACCGGCACGACCGGCAGCGTGTCGAGCGGCTATATCACCGTGTTCCTGATCGAAGCGATTATGCTGGCCGGCTCGCTGCTGCTGCTGCGCCGCGTCGATGTGCGCGCGTTCCGCAGCAAACAGCCCACGCTTACCGAGCTGGTGGCACTCGCGGGCGATGCCTGA